From a region of the Lactuca sativa cultivar Salinas chromosome 4, Lsat_Salinas_v11, whole genome shotgun sequence genome:
- the LOC111908383 gene encoding uncharacterized protein LOC111908383, with protein sequence MALRYEQKEYVLDKELKEIDETNESAEEIAEYRAHEKDATKVAIKSFFKRHLDVGDNNGEGTSKKNKPNEKVVAVLKYVKVDGSTLSNRNQAKGILSYFKTLDFVFLLKLMLKILCLTDSLSKHLQKKDPNILEAASLVKGTKKALLVFRKDGFPQIWKKVCAFCEKHSIGVVDMSEYYVTPRKRRTNKTNQHHFEVVIFNTILDMQIQEFGDRFSEVGTELMDNMAALSPCDSFSSFDKAKLLKLSEIYKNDFDNSERTQLNGQLDIYYHSLVHDERFFNLKGIANLSCLLVESGKHLSFPLVYRLLKLALVLPVATAIVERCFSAMKFLKTELRNRIGDDFLNGALICSVEKEALENVKTENVITRFRKMKDRRGEL encoded by the exons ATGGCCTTGCGATACGAGCAAAAAGAATACGTCCTCGACAAAGAGctcaaagagatagatgaaaccaATGAATCTGCTGAAGAAATAGCTGAGTATAGGGCTCATGAAAAAgacgcgacaaag GTTGCTATTAAAAGTTTTTTCAAAAGACATTTAGATGTTGGAGACAACAATGGTGAAGGAACTTCCAAAAAAAATAAGCCTAATGAAA AAGTTGTTGCGGTACTTAAATATGTCAAAGTGGATGGGTCTACTTTATCTAACCGTAATCAAGCAAAGGGTATTTTGTCATATTTCAAGACACTTGACTTCGTGTTTCttttaaaattgatgttgaaaattctATGCCTCACGGATAGCTTgtcaaagcatcttcaaaaaaaAGATCCAAATATTTTGGAAGCGGCTTCGTTAGTAAAAGGGACAAAGAAAGCATTGCTAGTTTTTAGAAAAGATGGGTTTCCACAAATTTGGAAGAAGGTATGTGCTTTTTGTGAAAAACACAGTATTGGAGTTGTGGACATGTCGGAATATTATGTTACCCCACGCAAGCGTAGGACCAATAAGACTAATCAACATCATTTTGAAGTTGTGATTTTTAACACAATTTTAGATATGCAAATTCAAGAATTTGGGGATAGATTTAGTGAAGTTGGCACAGAGTTGATGGATAACATGGCGGCATTGAGTCCTTGTGACTCATTTTCTAGTTTTGATAAAGCAAAGTTGTTAAAGTTAAGCGAGATATACAAAAACGATTTTGACAATTCAGAAAGGACGCAACTTAATGGACAACTTGATATCTATTATCACTCTTTGGTCCATGATGAGAGATTTTTCAACTTGAAGGGAATTGCCAACCTCTCTTGTTTGTTGGTGGAAAGCGGGAAGCACCTCTCTTTTCCTTTGGTTTATAGATTATTAAAACTAGCATTGGTTTTGCCCGTCGCAACTGCAATCGTTGAACGGTGTTTTTCTGCAATGAAGTTCTTGAAGACCGAATTGCGTAATAGAATAGGTGACGATTTTTTGAATGGTGCTTTGATTTGTAGTGTAGAAAAAGAAGCACTAGAGAATGTTAAGACTGAAAATGTAATTACTCGTTTTCGTAAAATGAAAGATCGAAGAGGTGAACtttaa